GAAAGGTGACATCCTTGAAGTTAACGGTGAAATTGTTACGGTTACAGTTGATGGTAACAATGAAGAATTTGCGTTAAGCAACATTTCAAAGGCGAACTTAGTTCCTAAATTTTAAGGCTTGAAGAGGCTAAAATGAACAAAGAAATCTTAGCTGTTGTAGAAGCAGTATCAAATGAAAAAGCTGTTCCTCGTGAGCGAATTTTTGAAGCATTAGAAATCGCGCTTGCAACAGCAACAAAGAAAAAATCTGAAATGGAAATTGAAGTACGTGTTGCGATCGATCGCAAAACTGGTGACTTCGAAACATTCCGTCGTTGGGTTGCAGTAGAAAACGTTGAAAATCCAACGCTTGAAATTTCTATTGAAGCAGCACAGTTTGAAGATGAAACTATCGAAGTTGGTGGTTACATTGAAGATGATATCGAGTCAGTAACATTTGACCGTATTACAACTCAAACAGCGAAACAAGTTATCGTACAAAAAGTACGTGAAGCTGAGCGTGCAATGATCGTTGAGCAGTTTATTGATAACGAAGGTGAGCTAATCACAGGTATCGTTAAAAAAGTAAACCGCGATGCAATCATCGTTGATCTTGGTAACAACGCTGAAGCGGTAATTTTACGTGAAGACCAACTTCCTCGTGAAAACTTCCGTCCAGGTGACCGTGTTCGTGGTCTGCTATATGCAGTTAAACCTGAAGCACGTGGTTTCCAATTATTCATGACACGTTCAAAAGGCGTAATGCTAACTGAATTGTTCCGCGTAGAAGTACCTGAAATTGGCGAAGAGCTAATTGAATTAAAAGGTGCAGCTCGTGATCCTGGTTCTCGTGCTAAGATCGCAGTTAAAACTAACGACAAACGTATTGATCCTGTTGGTGCGTGTGTTGGTATGCGTGGTGCACGTGTACAAGCTGTATCTGGTGAGCTTGGTGGTGAGCGTATTGATATCGTGCTTTGGGATGATAACCCTGCGCAATTTGTTATCAATGCAATGGCTCCAGCAGAAGTTGCTTCAATCATTGTTGATGAAGACAACAATACAATGGATATCGCTGTTGAAGCTGATAACCTAGCACAAGCAATTGGTCGTAGTGGTCAAAACGTACGTCTAGCATCTCAACTGACTGGTTGGGAACTAAACGTTATGACGGTTGCTGATCTTAACAAAAAGCACCAAGAAGAAGCGCAAGGTTCTATTGATGCATTCGTTAAGCATTTAGATATCGATGCAGACTTTGCTCAACTATTAGTTGAAGAAGGTTTCACTACTCTAGAAGAAATCGCTTACGTACCTGTAAATGAACTTCTAGAAATTGAAGAGTTAGATGAAGATACTGTTGATGCTCTACGTACTCGTGCGAAAGAAGCGTTAACAACATTAGCTCT
The Aliivibrio fischeri ATCC 7744 = JCM 18803 = DSM 507 DNA segment above includes these coding regions:
- the nusA gene encoding transcription termination factor NusA; this translates as MNKEILAVVEAVSNEKAVPRERIFEALEIALATATKKKSEMEIEVRVAIDRKTGDFETFRRWVAVENVENPTLEISIEAAQFEDETIEVGGYIEDDIESVTFDRITTQTAKQVIVQKVREAERAMIVEQFIDNEGELITGIVKKVNRDAIIVDLGNNAEAVILREDQLPRENFRPGDRVRGLLYAVKPEARGFQLFMTRSKGVMLTELFRVEVPEIGEELIELKGAARDPGSRAKIAVKTNDKRIDPVGACVGMRGARVQAVSGELGGERIDIVLWDDNPAQFVINAMAPAEVASIIVDEDNNTMDIAVEADNLAQAIGRSGQNVRLASQLTGWELNVMTVADLNKKHQEEAQGSIDAFVKHLDIDADFAQLLVEEGFTTLEEIAYVPVNELLEIEELDEDTVDALRTRAKEALTTLALAQEESLDGVEPAEDLLALEGLERELAFKLAAKGVITLEDLADQGVDELSDIENLTEERAGELIMAARNICWFSDEE